In Pirellulales bacterium, the genomic stretch TCCTGTCGCGGCATCGACAATTTTTAAAACCCGGAGAGATCGTCGTGCTTGGGCGTGCTTTGACGGGCTTGTCCACCGCGGTCCGCGAGGCAAGCCAGACCCAACGCAAATAACGCCATTCTTGCGTGTTGGCTTTTTGAATTGCGGCAGCAGTTCGAAAAACGCATTTTTATATTTGATTTCCTTAAGAAAATCCATTTCCCCCTTCCGCCGATGATAAACCGACTTGCGGCATCGATGACATCACTATGTGCCACCTGACCAACGCCCTTCAGCCCCTACGCAAACATTTGTCGCTCTTATTGCGGATCGGCCTGAGCGTGGGCCTAATGGCAATTTTACTATGGCGACAAGATTGGCCGACTTTGGGAGCCACTTTTGCGCAGCTTGACCCGATAGGTTGGACGCTGGGCCTGGCGATTTTTTTGGTCTCGCAATTGCTCTCCGCGGTTCGCTGGCACAGCCTGGCCCGGCCGCTGGGATTTACCGCTGGCTTGCCACGTTTTGTGCGTCTATATGCCGAAGGAATGTTTTTTAGCCTGTGCCTCCCCTCATCGATCGGAGGGGATGTGGTCAAGGCGTACCGCCTGGGGAATACCGCCGCATCCCGCGTCTTGGCGGCTTGTTCGGTTGTGGCGGATCGACTAACGGGGTTATGCGCGGTGCTGGTCATCGGGCTGGCCGCGCTGGCCGCTCGGCAATGGGGCTGGTCGGGCGGGGGGGCGCTGCTCTTGGGTATGGTTTTTTACCTGGTGGCCTGCCTGGCAATGACCGCGGCGCTCATGCTCAGTGGAGTCCTTACCCGGCGACTTTCCCCCGATTCTCGCCTGCGCAAATTCACCGTCGCTCTCGATCCTTATCATGATCGGCCTAGTCTGTTCTGGCGGGGTATTGCCTGGGGCGTCGGTGTCCAGGGGTGCAATGTGCTCAGCGTCATGTTTCTGGGCCGGGCGTTGGGTCTGGAACTACAACTGGCGGATTACGCCGCGGTGGTGCCGCTGGTCGCACTAGCCACCACGCTTCCCATCAGCCTGAATGGCGTGGGCGTGCGGGAGGGAGCCATGGTGCTGCTTTTGGACGATTACGGCGTTTCGACCGAGGTCAGCACGACCCTGGCCCTGGTTTGGTTTACCGTGCAGGTCGCGGGGGGACTCTTGGGCGGGTTGGTTTATGCCCTGGCTCCCAAATTGGATGCGATTTCCGGTGATGCCAGCCTGGAAAATTCCCCACAGGAAGTTTACAAGCACGCGGCATAACAGTCGCCCACTATTATTGCTTGGTTTTGGCTTTAATCATTTTTGTGTGAAGGTCCGCCATGTCCGCTCTTGCCACGATCTCTATTGTCATTCCGGTCTATAACGAAGTCGAGACGTTGCCCCGGCTGTATGACGCGCTTGCGCCGGTGCTAAAGAACCTGGGCCGTGATTATGAAGTGCTGCTGATCGATGACGGCTCGCGGGATGGCTCTTGGGAAGTACTTTGCCAACTGGCGGCGCGGGATGCGGCCTGGAAGGTGATTCGCTTTCGCCGCAACTACGGCCAAACCGCCGCCATGAACGCCGGCCTGCACGAGGCCGCTGGCGAGATCATCATCACTATGGACGCCGACCTGCAAAACGACCCCGCCGATATTCCGCTCTTGATCGCAAAGCTAGAACAAGGCTATGACCTGGTTCACGGCTGGCGCAAGGATCGCCAGGACACCTGGCTGACGCGCAAAATCCCCTCGCGCCTGGCCAATTGGCTCATCTCCCGCGTCACGGGCTTTCCGATCCATGATCTGGGCTGCACGCTGAAGGCCATCCGCCGCGAAATCGCCCAAGATTTAGAACTGTACGGCGAAATGCATCGCTTTATTCCCATCCTGGCCCACTGGCGCGGGGCCAACTGCGCGGAGATTGTCACGCGGCACCATCCCCGCCGCTACGGCACCAGCAAATACGGCCTGTCGCGCACCGTCCGGGTGGTCCTGGACCTGATCACGGTCAAATACTTGACCAGCTACATGACCAGCCCGATGAAACTCTTTGGACGCTTTGGCCTGTTGTCGTTTGTGGTCATGCTTTTGGCCGGACTGGGGACCGCGGGCATGAAAGTTTTTGGCCAGGTCGACATGACGGGCAACCCGCTGTTGCTGCTCACGGTCTTTGCCGGATTTGTGGGAATGCAGTTTTTGGTCCTGGGGATGTTGGGGGAATTGGGCGTGCGAACCTACTACGAAAGCCAGGAAAAAACTTACTATACCGTACGGACACGATTAAATATGGGGGGCAAGG encodes the following:
- a CDS encoding lysylphosphatidylglycerol synthase transmembrane domain-containing protein, with the protein product MCHLTNALQPLRKHLSLLLRIGLSVGLMAILLWRQDWPTLGATFAQLDPIGWTLGLAIFLVSQLLSAVRWHSLARPLGFTAGLPRFVRLYAEGMFFSLCLPSSIGGDVVKAYRLGNTAASRVLAACSVVADRLTGLCAVLVIGLAALAARQWGWSGGGALLLGMVFYLVACLAMTAALMLSGVLTRRLSPDSRLRKFTVALDPYHDRPSLFWRGIAWGVGVQGCNVLSVMFLGRALGLELQLADYAAVVPLVALATTLPISLNGVGVREGAMVLLLDDYGVSTEVSTTLALVWFTVQVAGGLLGGLVYALAPKLDAISGDASLENSPQEVYKHAA
- a CDS encoding glycosyltransferase family 2 protein, encoding MSALATISIVIPVYNEVETLPRLYDALAPVLKNLGRDYEVLLIDDGSRDGSWEVLCQLAARDAAWKVIRFRRNYGQTAAMNAGLHEAAGEIIITMDADLQNDPADIPLLIAKLEQGYDLVHGWRKDRQDTWLTRKIPSRLANWLISRVTGFPIHDLGCTLKAIRREIAQDLELYGEMHRFIPILAHWRGANCAEIVTRHHPRRYGTSKYGLSRTVRVVLDLITVKYLTSYMTSPMKLFGRFGLLSFVVMLLAGLGTAGMKVFGQVDMTGNPLLLLTVFAGFVGMQFLVLGMLGELGVRTYYESQEKTYYTVRTRLNMGGKGALPELRVITMPRVPAAAFSASSVAIDPRVTLPADLHAALMTLSKHGWKAAPTTTENTEQELPILRRAA